The following proteins are encoded in a genomic region of Magallana gigas chromosome 1, xbMagGiga1.1, whole genome shotgun sequence:
- the LOC105328017 gene encoding uncharacterized protein: MKNVSQLAINLALNRPTYQLNTLNPAYPSSNVVDGKRNDLRLYQCTSTGSGHELALWRVDLEQIQWIERIIVYARTENKEWDGNYLSKRFLGFSIIVSNTTDHKKGVLCFHDKKYNITTIPPVVDILCSVVGRYVTYYNERLPLQTYPKNYSKYAYVDLGEIEVYGCPLSEFGYDDPGCKVPCHEMCKTISGCPSDVDELPQCSKPCPSNCEQCYPKTGICANCQHGYKGYACELICIAVADVIVTPASAINSSYDAMFSSSGLTFLSFGDVEVVDIYMTLSDQFNDISNMSVRVDNAMNFDVVLLGNDIQSSKVDYLLTVIFNRKAGKHYQPLHGNCGTALLQGKMT, from the exons atgaaaaatgtTAGTCAGCTTGCGA TAAACCTAGCACTTAACCGCCCGACCTATCAACTTAACACACTGAATCCTGCATATCCCAGTTCTAATGTGGTCGATGGGAAAAGGAATGACCTAAGGTTATACCAATGTACTTCAACTGGCAGTGGTCATGAATTAGCATTGTGGCGAGTTGATCTAGAACAGATTCAATGGATTGAACGCATCATTGTTTACGCTAGAACGGAAAATAAGGAATGGG ATGGAAACTATTTAAGCAAACGGTTTCTTGGATTTTCAATCATTGTTTCGAATACCACCGATCACAAAAAAGGTGTTTTGtgttttcatgataaaaaatacaacataacAACCATACCTCCAGTGGTGGATATACTTTGTTCTGTGGTTGGTCGATATGTAACTTATTACAATGAGAGGTTGCCTCTACAGACCTACCCGAAGAACTACAGTAAATACGCTTATGTTGATCTGGGTGAAATAGAAGTTTACG GATGTCCTCTATCGGAGTTTGGATATGATGATCCCGGGTGCAAAGTTCCATGCCACGAAATGTGCAAAACAA TTTCAGGCTGTCCATCTGATGTGGATGAATTGCCACAATGTTCAAAACCCTGTCCTTCTAACTGTGAGCAATGTTACCCCAAAACAGGGATATGTGCAAATTGCCAACACGGTTATAAAGGATATGCCTGTGAATTAA TCTGTATCGCTGTTGCAGATGTCATCGTAACCCCAGCAAGCGCTATAAATAGTTCTTACGATGCGATGTTTTCATCCAGTGGTCTGACATTTCTGTCATTTGGAGATGTTGAAGTTGTGGATATCTACATGACCTTATCCGACCAGTTTaatgatatttcaaatatgtcTGTCAGAGTTGACAATGCAATGAATTTCGATGTTGTTCTGTTGGGAAATGATATACAATCATCAAAGGTAGATTACCTTTTAACAGTCATTTTTAATCGTAAGGCTGGAAAACATTATCaaccccttcacggtaactgcggaactgctcttttgcagggcaaaatgacatag